The Nocardioides humi genome includes a region encoding these proteins:
- the rsmD gene encoding 16S rRNA (guanine(966)-N(2))-methyltransferase RsmD, producing the protein MTRVIAGRAGGRRLQTPKGDATRPTSDRVREALFSAIEAWAGSLHDLRFLDLYAGSGAIGLEAWSRGAVAVTLVESDRRTADLIRANAHAIGCDAAEVLARSVATALAEPAPAPYDLVFSDPPYPLADDAVAGDLAALAAHGWLADGALVVVERSRRSPEPSWPDGLEPLAGKRRQKRYGETTLWLAEAAPTPADSLAP; encoded by the coding sequence ATGACCCGCGTCATCGCCGGTCGCGCGGGCGGCCGCCGCCTGCAGACCCCCAAGGGCGACGCCACCCGGCCCACCAGCGACCGGGTCCGCGAGGCGCTCTTCTCGGCGATCGAGGCCTGGGCCGGCTCCCTGCACGACCTCCGCTTCCTCGACCTGTACGCCGGGTCCGGCGCGATCGGCCTGGAGGCGTGGTCCCGCGGCGCGGTCGCCGTCACGCTCGTGGAGTCCGACCGGCGCACCGCCGACCTGATCCGGGCCAACGCCCACGCCATCGGCTGCGACGCCGCCGAGGTGCTGGCGCGGTCCGTCGCCACCGCGCTGGCCGAGCCCGCCCCGGCGCCGTACGACCTCGTCTTCTCCGACCCGCCCTACCCGCTGGCCGACGACGCCGTCGCCGGCGATCTCGCCGCGCTCGCCGCCCACGGCTGGCTGGCCGACGGCGCACTGGTCGTCGTCGAGCGCTCCCGCCGCAGCCCCGAGCCGTCCTGGCCGGACGGCCTCGAGCCGCTGGCCGGCAAGCGCCGCCAGAAGAGGTACGGCGAGACCACCTTGTGGCTGGCCGAGGCGGCCCCGACGCCAGCCGATAGCCTCGCCCCATGA
- the coaD gene encoding pantetheine-phosphate adenylyltransferase has protein sequence MTRAVCPGSFDPVTNGHLDIFRRASALFDELVVATGTNISKSRLFDPEERLEMLREACADLPNVTVRGFTGLIVDFCREIDAQAIVKGLRGGNDYEYELPMAQMNAHLTGVETVFIPTTASLGYVSSSLVKEVASLGGEVAELVPPAVHARLTLKLAARGV, from the coding sequence ATGACCCGCGCGGTGTGCCCCGGCTCCTTCGACCCGGTCACCAACGGCCACCTGGACATCTTCCGGCGCGCCTCGGCGCTCTTCGACGAGCTGGTCGTCGCGACCGGCACCAATATCTCCAAGTCGCGCCTCTTCGACCCCGAGGAGCGCCTGGAGATGCTCCGCGAGGCGTGCGCGGACCTGCCCAATGTGACCGTGCGGGGGTTCACCGGCCTGATCGTCGACTTCTGCCGGGAGATCGACGCCCAGGCGATCGTGAAGGGGCTGCGCGGCGGCAACGACTACGAGTACGAGCTGCCGATGGCGCAGATGAACGCCCACCTCACCGGGGTGGAGACCGTGTTCATCCCGACCACCGCGAGCCTGGGGTACGTCTCGTCCAGCCTGGTCAAGGAGGTCGCCTCGCTCGGCGGCGAGGTCGCCGAGCTGGTGCCCCCGGCCGTCCACGCGCGGCTGACGCTGAAGCTGGCGGCCCGCGGCGTCTGA
- the rpmF gene encoding 50S ribosomal protein L32, whose translation MAVPKRKMSRSNTRHRRSQWKAVAPVLVTCANPACGAKHLPHRACGTCGQYGARADRRQVL comes from the coding sequence GTGGCTGTTCCGAAGCGGAAGATGTCGCGCAGCAACACGCGGCACCGTCGCTCGCAGTGGAAGGCTGTCGCCCCGGTGCTGGTCACCTGCGCCAACCCGGCGTGCGGCGCCAAGCACCTCCCGCACCGCGCCTGCGGCACCTGCGGCCAGTACGGCGCCCGCGCCGACCGTCGCCAGGTCCTCTGA
- a CDS encoding ATP-dependent DNA helicase RecG yields MAITLDSPLTAVLGATTPAKRKKFADGLGLHTVGDLLRHLPRRYLETGSLSRVDNLRIGQMLCVVGEIAECDVKTYKDRRTGRPAYRVEAVLRTGGPRLRMTFFAKNQGTAGWHARRVAVGNRGVFLGKADRFRDQWQLVNPAMTIFGMGDSDDAAEDGGAQDVLDFGPLYPIYPLTKGVETWDVARAVKFALDVVEEIPERLPAALRGEYDVIGIRQAYDDVHRPEDRDQVGRAHHRFRFEEALVTQLVLGRRRRAVRAQGATARTGGDGALLGAFDATLPFELTAGQVEVGAQIEQDLAQPHPMNRLLQGEVGSGKTLVALRAMLRVVDSGGQAALLAPTEVLAQQHYRSIVTMLGDLALGGTIFGSGAGTRVELLTGSMTKTQRTEPLSRIASGDAGIVIGTHALLQDQVMFADLGLVVVDEQHRFGVEQRAALTDKAAAPPHLLVMTATPIPRTVAMTVFGDLETSTLSELPAGRAPIQTNVVPLAEQPGWIGRVWERVREEVGKGHQVYVLCPRISGDEAEAGQVDAVDLPDEEAPAEETPRPPAAAVEETVARLGEGPLNGLRIGCLHGRLPADEKDATMRAFAAGELDVLVSTTVIEVGVDVHNATAMVILDADRFGISQLHQLRGRVGRGGLPGLCLLVSHAEAATPARERLDAVASTTDGFLLSRVDLEQRREGDVLGASQAGRRSSLENLRVLRDEDTIVAARTAAEGLLDADADLGQVPGLAAAVRDLEQSQQAEFVDKS; encoded by the coding sequence GTGGCGATCACCCTCGACTCCCCGCTGACAGCCGTCCTCGGCGCGACCACGCCGGCCAAGCGCAAGAAGTTCGCCGACGGCCTCGGCCTGCACACCGTCGGCGACCTGCTGCGCCACCTCCCGCGCCGCTATCTCGAGACCGGCTCGCTCAGCCGGGTCGACAACCTGCGCATCGGCCAGATGCTCTGCGTCGTCGGCGAGATCGCGGAGTGCGACGTCAAGACCTACAAGGACCGCCGCACCGGCCGTCCGGCGTACCGCGTCGAGGCGGTGCTGCGCACCGGCGGCCCGCGGCTGAGGATGACCTTCTTCGCCAAGAACCAGGGCACCGCCGGCTGGCACGCCCGCCGGGTCGCCGTGGGCAACCGCGGCGTCTTCCTCGGCAAGGCCGACCGGTTCCGCGACCAGTGGCAGCTGGTCAACCCGGCGATGACCATCTTCGGCATGGGCGACTCCGACGACGCAGCGGAGGACGGCGGCGCCCAGGACGTGCTCGACTTCGGCCCGCTCTACCCGATCTACCCGCTCACCAAGGGCGTGGAGACCTGGGACGTCGCCCGCGCGGTGAAGTTCGCGCTGGACGTCGTCGAGGAGATCCCGGAGCGGCTGCCCGCCGCGCTCCGCGGGGAGTACGACGTCATCGGGATCCGCCAGGCGTACGACGACGTCCACCGCCCCGAGGACCGCGACCAGGTGGGGCGGGCCCACCACCGGTTCCGGTTCGAGGAGGCGCTGGTCACCCAGCTCGTGCTCGGCCGTCGCCGGCGCGCGGTCCGGGCCCAGGGCGCGACCGCCCGCACCGGGGGAGACGGGGCGCTGCTGGGGGCCTTCGACGCGACCCTGCCGTTCGAGCTGACCGCGGGCCAGGTCGAGGTGGGCGCGCAGATCGAACAGGACCTCGCGCAGCCGCACCCGATGAACCGGCTGCTCCAGGGCGAGGTCGGCTCCGGCAAGACCCTGGTCGCGCTGCGGGCGATGCTGCGGGTCGTCGACTCCGGTGGCCAGGCGGCGCTGCTCGCCCCGACCGAGGTGCTCGCCCAGCAGCACTACCGCTCGATCGTGACGATGCTCGGCGACCTCGCGCTGGGCGGCACCATCTTCGGCTCCGGCGCGGGCACCCGTGTCGAGCTGCTCACCGGCTCGATGACCAAGACCCAGCGCACCGAGCCGCTCTCCCGGATCGCCAGCGGCGACGCGGGCATCGTGATCGGCACCCACGCCCTGCTCCAGGACCAGGTCATGTTCGCCGACCTCGGCCTGGTCGTGGTCGACGAGCAGCACCGCTTCGGCGTCGAGCAGCGCGCCGCGCTCACCGACAAGGCCGCCGCGCCGCCCCACCTGCTGGTCATGACCGCGACGCCGATCCCGCGGACCGTCGCGATGACCGTCTTCGGCGACCTGGAGACGTCGACCCTGAGCGAGCTGCCCGCCGGCCGGGCGCCGATCCAGACCAATGTCGTCCCGCTGGCCGAGCAGCCCGGTTGGATCGGCCGGGTCTGGGAGCGGGTCCGCGAGGAGGTCGGCAAGGGCCACCAGGTGTATGTCCTGTGCCCCCGCATCTCCGGCGACGAGGCCGAGGCCGGCCAGGTCGACGCCGTCGACCTCCCCGACGAGGAGGCCCCCGCCGAGGAGACCCCGCGCCCGCCCGCGGCGGCGGTCGAGGAGACGGTCGCCCGGCTGGGCGAGGGTCCCCTGAACGGGCTGCGGATCGGCTGCCTCCACGGCCGCCTCCCGGCCGACGAGAAGGACGCCACCATGCGCGCGTTCGCCGCCGGCGAGCTCGACGTGCTCGTCTCCACCACCGTCATCGAGGTCGGCGTCGACGTCCACAACGCCACCGCCATGGTGATCCTCGACGCCGACCGGTTCGGCATCTCCCAGCTCCACCAGCTCCGCGGCCGGGTCGGCCGGGGCGGCCTGCCCGGGCTGTGCCTGCTGGTCAGCCACGCCGAGGCCGCCACGCCCGCCCGCGAGCGCCTGGACGCGGTCGCCTCCACCACCGACGGCTTCCTGCTCAGCCGGGTCGACCTCGAGCAGCGCCGCGAGGGCGACGTGCTCGGCGCCTCCCAGGCCGGGCGCCGGTCCAGCCTGGAGAACCTCCGGGTGCTCCGCGACGAGGACACCATCGTCGCCGCCCGTACCGCCGCCGAGGGGCTGCTCGACGCGGACGCCGACCTCGGCCAGGTGCCCGGGCTCGCCGCCGCCGTCCGCGACCTGGAGCAGTCCCAGCAGGCCGAGTTCGTGGACAAGTCATGA
- the mutM gene encoding bifunctional DNA-formamidopyrimidine glycosylase/DNA-(apurinic or apyrimidinic site) lyase, with amino-acid sequence MPELPEVEVVRAGLERHVVGATIAGVEVLHDRPVRRHPTGASGFVAALTGRRIEGARRRGKYLWLPLTDQQEAERVSGAEGGQQAARSAPPDTLPAGGDALLVHLGMSGQMLVQPVDAPAERHLRVRFALTGTDHGRELRFVDQRMFGGLSVSVGGADLPSEIAHIARDPLDPAFDDAAFVARLRTRTSGVKRLLLDQGLISGVGNIYADEALWRAGLHGERPGNRLTRAQAVALLGHARDVMNEALGQGGTSFDALYVNVNGESGYFDRSLHAYGREDQPCDRCGTPIRRVAFMNRSSYFCPRCQTAPRSARAKASGAAASAPGR; translated from the coding sequence ATGCCCGAGCTCCCCGAGGTCGAGGTCGTCCGCGCCGGCCTCGAGCGTCATGTCGTCGGCGCGACCATCGCCGGCGTCGAGGTGCTGCACGACCGGCCCGTCCGGCGCCATCCGACCGGCGCGTCCGGCTTCGTCGCCGCCCTGACCGGCCGCCGGATCGAGGGCGCCCGCCGCCGCGGCAAGTACCTCTGGCTCCCCCTCACTGATCAACAGGAGGCCGAGCGTGTCTCCGGCGCCGAAGGGGGGCAGCAAGCTGCCCGGTCGGCGCCTCCCGACACGCTGCCGGCGGGCGGCGACGCGCTCCTCGTTCACCTCGGCATGAGCGGCCAGATGCTGGTCCAGCCGGTCGACGCACCGGCCGAGCGGCACCTGCGGGTGCGGTTCGCGCTGACCGGCACCGACCACGGCCGGGAGCTGCGCTTCGTCGACCAGCGGATGTTCGGCGGGCTGTCCGTCTCGGTCGGCGGCGCCGACCTGCCGTCGGAGATCGCCCACATCGCCCGCGACCCGCTCGACCCCGCCTTCGACGACGCCGCCTTCGTCGCCCGGCTGCGCACCCGCACCTCCGGCGTCAAGCGGCTGCTGCTCGACCAGGGCCTGATCTCCGGCGTCGGCAACATCTACGCCGACGAGGCGCTGTGGCGCGCCGGCCTGCACGGCGAGCGCCCCGGCAACCGGCTCACCCGCGCCCAGGCGGTCGCGCTGCTCGGGCACGCCCGCGACGTCATGAACGAGGCCCTCGGGCAGGGCGGCACGTCGTTCGACGCGCTCTACGTCAACGTCAACGGCGAGTCGGGCTACTTCGACCGCTCGCTGCACGCCTACGGGCGCGAGGACCAGCCCTGCGACCGCTGCGGAACGCCGATCCGACGGGTCGCCTTCATGAACCGCTCGTCGTACTTCTGCCCGCGCTGTCAGACGGCTCCGCGCTCGGCGAGGGCGAAGGCGTCGGGGGCGGCTGCTTCGGCACCCGGACGGTGA
- a CDS encoding calcium-binding protein, whose product MHPHLRRTAGVLALVTGGALWATAVVPGAATAADDDPPLCNGKPATIVGTDDADNLTGTAGDDVVWLGAGDDVFHGLGGNDTICGGDGNDTIYGEEGDDWIFGGAGDDWIDAGVGNDTIFGGDGNDWIDGGFGNDIINGGKGDDFVNGNEGNDDISVFAGHDGVLGGPGDDTFRITVPVSDIFGGPGDDVAVVSFLTSTLSMGAGNDTVLFDRTSGLIKGGKGDDKFAAAAQQPLPPDEERADDEPALNTTTTSLLKGGKGKDSLILKALTVPVRLDAGLGLASYEGGQLTFAKFEVYTGGDGPDTLIGSERPETIKGKQGDDIIRGLGGDDVLKGGKGVDIVYGGRGKDRCSGEVTQSCP is encoded by the coding sequence ATGCACCCTCATCTTCGGCGAACGGCGGGCGTGCTCGCCCTCGTGACCGGCGGCGCCCTGTGGGCGACGGCGGTCGTGCCCGGCGCCGCGACCGCGGCCGACGACGACCCGCCGCTGTGCAACGGCAAGCCGGCCACGATCGTCGGCACCGACGACGCCGACAACCTCACCGGCACGGCGGGCGACGACGTCGTCTGGCTGGGCGCCGGTGACGACGTCTTCCACGGACTCGGCGGCAACGACACCATCTGCGGCGGCGACGGCAACGACACGATCTACGGCGAGGAGGGCGACGACTGGATCTTCGGCGGTGCCGGTGACGACTGGATCGACGCCGGCGTCGGCAACGACACGATCTTCGGCGGCGACGGCAACGACTGGATCGACGGCGGCTTCGGCAACGACATCATCAACGGCGGCAAGGGCGACGACTTCGTCAACGGCAACGAGGGCAATGACGACATCAGCGTCTTCGCCGGCCACGACGGCGTCCTCGGCGGCCCGGGCGACGACACCTTCCGGATCACCGTCCCCGTCTCCGACATCTTCGGCGGCCCGGGCGACGACGTCGCCGTCGTCAGCTTCCTGACCAGCACCCTGAGCATGGGCGCCGGCAACGACACCGTGCTGTTCGACCGCACCTCCGGCCTGATCAAGGGCGGCAAGGGCGACGACAAGTTCGCGGCGGCCGCGCAGCAGCCGCTCCCGCCGGACGAGGAGCGGGCCGACGACGAGCCGGCGCTGAACACCACGACCACCTCCCTGCTCAAGGGCGGCAAGGGCAAGGACTCGCTGATCCTCAAGGCGCTCACCGTCCCCGTGCGGCTCGACGCCGGGCTCGGCCTCGCCTCCTACGAGGGCGGCCAGCTCACGTTCGCCAAGTTCGAGGTGTACACCGGCGGCGACGGCCCCGACACCCTGATCGGCAGCGAGCGTCCCGAGACCATCAAGGGCAAGCAGGGTGACGACATCATCCGCGGCCTGGGCGGCGACGACGTGCTCAAGGGCGGCAAGGGCGTCGACATCGTGTACGGCGGTCGCGGCAAGGACCGCTGCAGCGGCGAGGTGACGCAGAGCTGCCCCTGA
- a CDS encoding RNA polymerase sigma factor — MAVGQLGAVPELGSLRLLTAERGGILSPSERRRAVDPLGEPLARALDGDEDAFSEVWRLLHPPLLRYLRVRDRDTAEDIAAETWLHVVRDLRRFTGGPAEFRAWVFTLGRHRAIDAGRARAARPSTPTAEVIDIGTAPSAEAAALERADTDAAVRLVATLPAAQAEMVMLRIVAGLSVAEVAAIVGKKPGTVAVNVHRALKKLAHSQQARAARG; from the coding sequence ATGGCGGTAGGCCAGCTGGGTGCAGTCCCCGAGCTGGGCTCCCTTCGTCTCCTGACCGCCGAGCGAGGAGGAATCCTGAGTCCGTCGGAGCGCAGGCGCGCCGTCGACCCACTCGGCGAGCCCCTGGCGCGAGCCCTCGACGGGGACGAGGACGCCTTCTCGGAGGTCTGGCGCCTGCTGCACCCGCCGCTGCTGCGCTACCTCCGGGTCCGCGACCGCGACACGGCCGAGGACATCGCCGCGGAGACCTGGCTGCACGTCGTGCGCGACCTGCGGCGGTTCACCGGCGGTCCCGCGGAGTTCCGGGCCTGGGTGTTCACGCTCGGGAGGCACCGGGCGATCGACGCCGGCCGGGCGCGCGCCGCCCGGCCGAGCACGCCGACGGCCGAGGTGATCGACATCGGTACGGCGCCGAGCGCCGAGGCCGCCGCGCTGGAGCGGGCCGACACCGACGCCGCCGTCCGCCTGGTGGCCACCCTCCCGGCGGCCCAGGCCGAGATGGTCATGCTGCGCATCGTCGCCGGCCTCTCGGTGGCGGAGGTCGCGGCGATCGTCGGCAAGAAGCCCGGCACGGTCGCCGTCAACGTCCACCGGGCACTGAAGAAGCTGGCGCACAGCCAGCAGGCACGGGCGGCGAGGGGGTGA
- the rnc gene encoding ribonuclease III has translation MTHRSYAYENGGLPTNERLEFLGDSVLGVVVTETLYLAHPDLSEGRLAKLRAAVVNARALAGVARDIGLGAHIKLGRGEEATGGRDKASILSDTVEAVIGAIHLSGGIEVSSTVVHRLFDPLIEAASALGAGLDWKTSLQELAADQSLGVPEYVIEDDGPDHMKTFTAQVRVGDKLYGNGTGRSKKEAEQGAAETAYGEIATTLGLDANGRPLTPGS, from the coding sequence ATGACGCACCGCTCCTACGCCTACGAGAACGGCGGCCTCCCGACCAACGAGCGGCTGGAGTTCCTCGGCGACTCGGTGCTCGGGGTGGTGGTGACCGAGACCCTCTACCTCGCGCACCCGGACCTCTCCGAGGGCCGGCTGGCCAAGCTGCGCGCCGCGGTCGTCAACGCCCGTGCGCTGGCCGGCGTCGCTCGCGACATCGGGCTCGGCGCCCACATCAAGCTCGGCCGCGGCGAGGAGGCGACCGGTGGTCGCGACAAGGCCTCGATCCTGTCCGACACCGTCGAGGCCGTGATCGGCGCGATCCACCTCAGCGGCGGCATCGAGGTCTCCTCGACCGTCGTGCACCGGCTGTTCGACCCGCTCATCGAGGCCGCCTCGGCCCTCGGCGCCGGCCTGGACTGGAAGACCTCGCTCCAGGAGCTGGCGGCCGACCAGTCGCTCGGCGTGCCGGAGTACGTCATCGAGGACGACGGCCCCGACCACATGAAGACCTTCACCGCCCAGGTGCGGGTGGGCGACAAGCTCTACGGCAACGGCACAGGCCGCTCCAAGAAGGAGGCCGAGCAGGGCGCCGCCGAGACGGCGTACGGCGAGATCGCCACCACGCTCGGCCTCGACGCCAACGGCCGTCCGCTCACCCCCGGCAGCTGA
- a CDS encoding DAK2 domain-containing protein codes for MDERTAPGEGRSGIALASVVRFVDIAVDALAGAREEVDALNVYPVPDGDTGTNMYLTVVAARDAIRAALGEHADRPDLVADAGVPLAALARGALLGARGNSGVILSEMLGAAARRIGASRPDERNAVVMAEALAQASAASYAAVGEPVEGTMLTVMRAAAEAGTTAAAPDGARSSDVLTAAAAAAREALGHTPEQLDVLAQAGVVDAGGRGLSVILDAAETVLTGRRPIPVTAPLGSHAIPVPHVEHAGDELSEEGPAYEVMYLLDTDDARAPSLRERLGTLGDSVVVVGRDGLWNVHVHTDDVGAAIEAGLGIGRPHRIRVTHFAEQIAEKAEKAETPALPTLAGRRVVAVAAGPGLAALFEEAGAEVVRGGPGRRPSTGELLDAITACGASEVVVLPNDEPTVRAALAAASTAEADHGARGLRVAVIPTHAQVQGLAAVAVHEPGRAFDQDVTEMTATARHVRHGAVTIAARQAMTMAGPCEPGDALGVIAGDFAVVGEDLGAVALVVLDRLLAAGGELVTLVSGADSAGLADRATAWVEEYHPHVDVVVYDGGQERYPLLMSVE; via the coding sequence ATGGACGAGCGTACGGCGCCCGGGGAGGGGCGGAGCGGGATCGCGCTGGCGTCGGTCGTCCGGTTCGTCGACATCGCGGTCGACGCCCTGGCGGGCGCCCGCGAGGAGGTCGACGCGCTCAACGTCTACCCGGTGCCCGACGGCGACACCGGCACGAACATGTACCTCACCGTGGTCGCCGCCCGCGACGCCATCCGGGCGGCCCTCGGCGAGCACGCCGACCGCCCCGACCTGGTGGCGGACGCCGGCGTGCCGCTCGCGGCGCTCGCCCGCGGAGCGCTGCTCGGCGCCCGCGGCAACTCCGGGGTCATCCTCAGCGAGATGCTCGGCGCCGCCGCCCGCCGGATCGGCGCGTCCCGGCCCGACGAGCGCAATGCCGTGGTCATGGCGGAGGCGCTGGCCCAGGCGTCCGCGGCGAGCTACGCCGCCGTGGGGGAGCCGGTCGAGGGCACCATGCTGACCGTGATGCGCGCCGCCGCCGAGGCCGGTACGACGGCCGCGGCTCCCGACGGTGCGCGCAGCAGCGACGTCCTCACCGCCGCGGCCGCCGCGGCGCGGGAGGCGCTCGGCCACACGCCCGAGCAGCTCGACGTCCTCGCCCAGGCGGGTGTGGTCGACGCCGGCGGGCGCGGGCTGTCGGTGATCCTCGACGCCGCGGAGACGGTGCTGACCGGCCGCCGGCCGATCCCGGTCACCGCCCCGCTGGGCAGCCACGCGATCCCGGTGCCGCACGTCGAGCACGCCGGGGACGAGCTGAGCGAGGAGGGCCCGGCGTACGAGGTGATGTACCTCCTCGACACCGACGACGCGCGGGCCCCGAGCCTGCGCGAGCGCCTCGGCACGCTCGGCGACTCGGTCGTCGTGGTCGGGCGCGACGGCCTGTGGAACGTCCACGTGCACACCGACGACGTCGGCGCCGCGATCGAGGCCGGCCTCGGGATCGGCCGCCCGCACCGGATCCGGGTCACCCACTTCGCCGAGCAGATCGCAGAGAAGGCCGAGAAGGCCGAGACCCCCGCCCTGCCCACGCTGGCCGGTCGCCGGGTGGTCGCCGTCGCGGCCGGTCCCGGGCTGGCCGCGCTCTTCGAGGAGGCGGGCGCGGAGGTGGTCCGCGGCGGGCCCGGCCGCCGGCCCTCGACCGGGGAACTGCTGGACGCGATCACGGCCTGCGGCGCGAGCGAGGTGGTCGTGCTCCCCAACGACGAGCCGACCGTCCGGGCCGCGCTGGCCGCCGCGAGCACCGCCGAGGCCGACCACGGCGCCCGCGGGCTGCGGGTCGCGGTGATCCCGACCCACGCCCAGGTGCAGGGCCTGGCCGCGGTCGCCGTGCACGAGCCCGGCCGCGCGTTCGACCAGGACGTCACCGAGATGACCGCGACCGCCCGCCACGTCCGCCACGGCGCCGTCACCATCGCCGCCCGCCAGGCGATGACCATGGCCGGCCCGTGCGAGCCGGGCGACGCGCTGGGCGTCATCGCCGGCGACTTCGCGGTCGTGGGGGAGGACCTCGGCGCGGTCGCCCTCGTCGTCCTCGACCGGCTGCTGGCCGCGGGCGGCGAGCTGGTCACCCTGGTGAGCGGCGCGGACAGCGCCGGACTGGCCGACCGGGCGACCGCCTGGGTCGAGGAGTACCACCCCCATGTCGACGTCGTGGTGTACGACGGTGGGCAGGAGCGCTACCCGCTCCTGATGTCCGTCGAATGA
- a CDS encoding calcium-binding protein has translation MRSHSRAIVGLAALLAGGALGAAVGLPSTAGAAAPPECGGRPATVVGTDGDDTLVGTAGDDVVFAGKGDDRIEGLAGNDVICGGEGKDVILAGDGDDIVNPGVGDDWVDAGAGDDKVNVLAGADTVFGGDGADTITVRVPVADVHAGGGNDIVYATWLTSTLRMNAGDDTVVFRNTSGELKGGKGDDVFLAAPPEPIFTDDPTLNTATTSLMKGGAGDDTFTLASQSVPVRIDAKLGLATWQGSVARLKGMQEYVGGLGNDILLGSKRGETIRGKAGDDVLRGKAGDDRLRGGPGSDIAYGGAGRDSCKAEAKHSC, from the coding sequence ATGCGCAGTCACTCTCGGGCCATCGTGGGGCTGGCCGCCCTCCTGGCGGGCGGGGCGCTCGGGGCCGCCGTCGGCCTCCCGTCCACGGCAGGCGCCGCCGCGCCGCCGGAGTGCGGGGGGAGGCCCGCGACCGTCGTCGGGACCGACGGCGACGACACCCTCGTCGGCACGGCGGGCGACGACGTCGTCTTCGCGGGCAAGGGCGACGACCGGATCGAGGGTCTCGCCGGCAACGACGTCATCTGCGGGGGCGAGGGCAAGGACGTCATCCTCGCCGGCGACGGCGACGACATCGTCAACCCGGGGGTGGGCGACGACTGGGTCGACGCGGGAGCCGGCGACGACAAGGTCAACGTGCTCGCCGGCGCCGACACCGTGTTCGGGGGCGACGGCGCCGACACGATCACCGTGCGGGTGCCGGTGGCCGACGTCCACGCCGGAGGCGGCAACGACATCGTCTACGCCACCTGGCTGACCTCGACGCTGCGGATGAACGCCGGGGACGACACCGTCGTCTTCCGCAACACCTCGGGCGAGCTGAAGGGCGGCAAGGGCGACGACGTCTTCCTCGCGGCCCCGCCGGAGCCGATCTTCACCGACGACCCCACCCTGAACACCGCGACGACCTCGCTGATGAAGGGCGGGGCGGGCGACGACACGTTCACGCTGGCGTCCCAGTCGGTGCCCGTGCGCATCGACGCGAAGCTCGGCCTCGCGACCTGGCAGGGCAGCGTGGCACGCCTCAAGGGCATGCAGGAGTACGTCGGCGGCCTCGGCAACGACATCCTGCTCGGCAGCAAGCGCGGCGAGACGATCCGCGGCAAGGCCGGCGACGACGTCCTGCGCGGGAAGGCGGGCGACGACCGTCTCCGCGGCGGTCCCGGCTCCGACATCGCCTACGGGGGCGCCGGGCGCGACAGTTGCAAGGCCGAGGCCAAGCACTCCTGCTGA
- a CDS encoding YceD family protein, translating to MNTLDPRAPLVLDTRELGRRPGSQRQVSRTVPAPADLGIEVLSVPEGAPVELDLRLEAVMEGVLVTGTASAVLEGECARCLEPIRDDLEVTFQELFVYDDIRDSAEAEEDDEVSMLQDDLVDLEPLLRDAVVLALPFQPLCQDDCPGLCPECGVRLADEPGHRHEAAIDPRWAALTELRQDPTD from the coding sequence CTGAACACCCTGGACCCGAGAGCGCCGCTCGTGCTCGACACTCGCGAGCTCGGCCGCCGCCCGGGGTCCCAGCGTCAGGTGTCGCGGACAGTGCCGGCCCCGGCAGATCTGGGCATCGAAGTCCTCTCCGTCCCCGAGGGCGCGCCGGTCGAGCTCGACCTGCGCCTGGAGGCGGTCATGGAAGGCGTGCTCGTCACCGGGACGGCCTCGGCCGTGCTGGAGGGGGAGTGCGCACGGTGCCTGGAGCCGATCCGAGACGATCTTGAGGTGACGTTCCAGGAGCTGTTCGTCTACGACGACATCCGGGACTCCGCGGAGGCGGAGGAGGACGACGAGGTCAGCATGCTGCAGGACGACCTGGTCGACCTGGAGCCCCTGCTGCGGGACGCGGTGGTGCTCGCACTGCCGTTCCAGCCCTTGTGCCAGGACGACTGTCCCGGGTTGTGCCCCGAGTGCGGGGTGCGGCTGGCGGACGAGCCGGGCCACCGGCACGAGGCTGCGATCGACCCGCGCTGGGCGGCGCTGACCGAGCTCAGGCAAGATCCCACGGACTGA